Proteins from one Gallus gallus isolate bGalGal1 chromosome 15, bGalGal1.mat.broiler.GRCg7b, whole genome shotgun sequence genomic window:
- the TBX6 gene encoding T-box-containing protein TBX6L isoform X1, with the protein MQVLPDIKAPCDALASPSLEPYPQSSITVTLEDMGLWMKFHQIGTEMIITKSGRRMFPQCKIKVSGLIPYAKYLMLVDFVPVDNFRYKWNKDQWEVAGKAEPQLPCRTYVHPDSPAPGSHWMKEPVSFQKLKLTNNTLDQHGHIILHSMHRYKPRFHIVQADDLFSVRWSIFQVFSFPETVFTSVTAYQNEQITKLKIDNNPFAKGFREHGKNTRREGRAKSQKPSPAKGQKRKLPEEKESGAEERDFEKDENVDVKEESNPIVVSSGYPFWISEQNSSHAFPAASPAPAEQREGPAREQQVPTPSYQTYRFHEAGDSQQLPSRDVAALNDFRARCHPLDLATVPEHDSKQLPEGFTNLPPLPPPLPPPQDYTGVVNMALDSVGKPGARAPMYSPYGTEQGLGQWMVPPHSQYRAMSYSAFSTDYNTQGASGHAHGTMAEWSQYPLFPYACW; encoded by the exons ATGCAAGTTTTGCCAG ACATTAAAGCGCCATGTGACGCACTTGCTTCCCCCAGCCTGGAGCCCTACCCGCAGAGCTCCATCACGGTCACCCTGGAGGACATGGGTCTCTGGATGAAGTTTCATCAGATAGGGACGGAGATGATCATCACCAAATCCGGCAG acGAATGTTTCCACAATGCAAAATCAAAGTCTCTGGCTTAATCCCCTATGCCAAGTACCTCATGCTGGTGGATTTTGTGCCTGTGGACAACTTCAGGTACAAG TGGAATAAAGATCAGTGGGAAGttgctggaaaagcagagcCCCAGCTCCCTTGTCGCACCTATGTCCACCCCGATTCCCCCGCTCCTGGCAGCCACTGGATGAAGGAACCTGTCTCCTTCCAGAAACTGAAGCTCACCAACAACACTCTGGATCAACATGGGCAT ATCATCCTGCACTCCATGCACCGTTACAAGCCTCGCTTCCACATTGTGCAGGCAGATGACCTCTTCAGTGTTCGCTGGAGTATATTCCAAGTCTTCAGCTTCCCTGAGACTGTCTTCACTTCTGTTACTGCCTACCAGAATGAGCAG ATCACAAAGCTGAAGATTGACAACAATCCATTTGCTAAAGGTTTCCGGGAGCATGGGAAGAACACTCGAAG GGAAGGACGAGCCAAATCCCAGAAGCCAAGTCCAGCCAAGGGCCAGAAGAGAAAGCTGCCAGAGGAAAAGGAGTCTGGTGCTGAGGAACGTG ATTTTGAGAAAGATGAGAATGTGGATGTGAAGGAAGAGAGTAACCCCATTGTGGTCAGCAGTGGGTACCCCTTCTGGATCtcagagcagaacagcagccaTGCCTTTCCTGCAGCATCGCCGGCGCCAGCCGAACAGAGGGAAGGTCCAGCCAGAGAGCAGCAAGTGCCTACACCATCCTACCAGACCTACCG GTTCCACGAAGCTGGggacagccagcagctccccagccGCGATGTCGCTGCCTTGAACGACTTCCGAGCGAGGTGCCACCCCTTGGATCTCGCCACGGTGCCCGAGCACGACTCCAAACAGCTCCCAGAGGGCTTCACCAACCTGCCTCCGCTGCCCCCacctctgccccctccccaggaCTACACTGGAGTGGTGAACATGGCTCTGGACTCAGTGGGGAAACCTGGAGCTCGAGCGCCCATGTACAGTCCTTATGGCACCGAGCAAGGCCTTGGGCAGTGGATGgtgccaccccacagccagTACAGGGCGATGAGCTACTCGGCCTTCTCCACAGATTACAACACACAAGGGGCTTCGGGACATGCCCACGGGACCATGGCAGAGTGGAGCCAGTACCCACTGTTCCCCTATGCCTGCTGGTGA